The sequence CCACCGCGTTGTCAAAATCATCCCCACCCAAGTGGTTATTCCCGGCGGTAGCTTTGACCTCAAACACTCCATCACCCAGCTGGAGCACGGACACATCAAAGGTGCCGCCGCCCAAGTCAAACACCAACACACTCTGTTCTTGATCTTGCTTGTCAAGACCGTAGGATAGGGCCGCCGCCGTCGGCTCATTGATGATCCGGAGTACCTCTAGCCCCGCAATGGTGCCAGCATCTTTGGTTGCTTGACGCTGGGCATCGGTGAAATAGGCGGGCACGGTAATGACCGCTTGGGTAGGTTCTTCGCCCAAGTAGTTTTCGGCATCCTGCTTCAGTTTTTGCAGGATCATGGCGGAGATTTCTTGGGGCGTGTAGGTGCGTCCACGAATTTGGACGTCCACCGTGTCATCTTTGCCCTTGACACAGGTATAGGACACCCTGCTGCGCTCTGTGGCGGTGTCATCCCACCGACGGCCAATAAATCGCTTAATGCTGAACACCGTGTTTTCTGCGTTGGTGACAGCCTGACGCTTAGCAAGTTGCCCAACTAATCGCTCACCTGATTTACCAAACCCCACAATACTTGGGGTTGTCCGACCACCCTCAGAGTTGGAAATCACGACGGGCTGACCCCCTTCTAGGACAGACACGCAACTGTTGGTTGTACCCAGGTCAATACCGATTACTTTTCCCATGGCTAGAGGCTCTGAATGCGTTCAAGTGATTACACGAGTCTGAATGATGGGCAAGTCACGCTTGCTGCTTCAACAGGGTGTAGAACCTAGTATTCCGCAACTTGTTGAAAATTCAATCAACCTTAGCAACATCTGTCCTGAACAGGTTGATTTGCAAAGGCTTATCCCACAATCCAACTGACCAGAAAAACCAAGATGGCTCAACGGGTCATGACTGGCGACAAGGCGCTCACCCATGATCCCCACGTCGTATGTATAGAGATGTATAGAGGCTACTCGGGTCGATTAGGGGCGATCGCTCCTAGGTTGCCCAACCTTAACTCTATTCTTGATCCCCTTGTGCTTCAGAGTTTTCCTCTGAGGGTATCACGGGGTCAGGAGCAGCAGCAACTTTAACCATGGCATGGCGCAAGACCCGCTCACCCAATTGGTAGCCCCGCATTAGTTCTTCCATGACGATTCCTTCTTCATAGGCATCGGTTTGCTCTCGCATGACAGCATTATGCAGATTGGGATCAAAGGGAACGCCCTCAGCCCGCATGGGCGACACCCCAAGCCGCTTGAGACAATCCACGAGTTGCTTGTATACCCCTTGGTAACTTTTATGAATCCCCATTTCGGCATCCGTCTGGGGTTTAATTTGAGATCGCGCCCGTTCAAAGTTATCAACCACAGGCAGCAACTCGGTTACCGTTGAGCATTTCACCCGTTCTTCTTGTTCTTCCCGTTCTTTGCTGGTGCGCTTACGGAAGTTCTCAAAATCTGCACCCAATCGCACATATTGAAGATTGCGATCCTCAAGCTGTGCTTTTAGTACCTCTACCTCTTGGGCGAGAGCGGCAATTTTAGACTCATACGCTTGAATAGCTGCATGTTCACTAACAGTGCGATCGCCCCCTAGAGCATCTTCTACCGCAACAGCCTCATCTGAGAAGGCTGTATCTGGATTTGGAGGTTCTGAGGAGGGTGAAGAATCACTGTCCATCTCGTCGGGCAAATCATCAATACTCGTGACGACAGGAATGTCATACTCCTGATCGCTATCGGAGGAGTTGGTGATTGTGTCTGATCCGTTGTCAACTTGCTTTTCTTCGTCGCCCATTGCACGCTACTTCCCAATTGTGAACTCTGCCAATCTTAGTTGATGGCTCTCAGCGAAACATTAGGTTGTATCCATAGATAGAACTAAGCTGTACTGGGTTGTACTTCATTCGTTATACCTAAGTTAACCCTGAGACCATCGGCCTTAGTCTAGGTTAGATCATAAATCTTGTGATACCCAATCTCTTATGGTGAGAGTTTGTTGGCCATGCCCTGGAAAAGCAAGGTAGCGGTGGCGATACTCGAATGTAAATTCACTGGAGATCATGCGCCTTGTTGTTCATCCTACTAAGCTGATCGAAGGATGAAACATGGGCTGAACCAGGCCCAAGAGAAACCAGACTCAGCCCAAGCTATCCATCATCGCTCACCGGCTGGGGCAGATGAAGCCATAACGTCACCAAACTAGCCTATGCTCAAAGGCGATCGCGGCGGCTTGGGATAGATGTCGATCCTGACGTCTATACTAATGACACCCTAGATTACACCCGTGGCTATGCCATAATCGACTCAACGCCGGGAATACGGGACATGAACCAACTTTTGGGTGGACGCTACCAATTTATTAGGGTTCTGAAATCAAATGCGGTTGGGCAAACCTACCTGGCTGAAGATACCCAGGGTGAACCGCCATTGCCCTGTATCGTGAAGCGGTTGCAAATTGCTAGTCGGAACCCTCGAACACAACGCTTTGTGTCCGTTCTGCTGAAAAAAAAGGCGGAGACGCTGAGCAACTTCACCTGCTCCCAAGTCCCCAAAATTTTAGATTTCTTTGAAGAAGCCGCTGGCTTTTACATCATCGAAGAATATATTGAGGGACGTCCCCTCAGTGACTTATTGGCCCAAGGGCGTCCCTGGGACGAGGGATCGGTCATCCAGCTTTTGCATGACATTTTAAATATTGTGGCGACGGTTCATAGCTGGGGCGTCATCCATCGCTGTATTGAGCCAGCCCACCTGATTCGCCGAGAAGCTGACCAGCAGTGGATGCTGATTGGCTTTGGCATCTTCCATGAAATTAGTGCGCAGGTGATGCGATCGCAAACGCCTCCCTCATCGCCCCTGCTAGCAGAGTCCTCTGTCTACCGTCCTACAGAGCAGATCCAAGGCCAACTTCAGTTTAGTAGCGACATCTATGCCGTGGGTATGATCGGCATCCAGGCAATTACGGGGCTATCGAGCCTAGACCTCATGAAGCTGCGAGACTCGTCCACGGCTACGAATGGCTCTAAGTCTCCTCAGATCCTCTGGCGT comes from Candidatus Obscuribacterales bacterium and encodes:
- the grpE gene encoding nucleotide exchange factor GrpE, producing the protein MGDEEKQVDNGSDTITNSSDSDQEYDIPVVTSIDDLPDEMDSDSSPSSEPPNPDTAFSDEAVAVEDALGGDRTVSEHAAIQAYESKIAALAQEVEVLKAQLEDRNLQYVRLGADFENFRKRTSKEREEQEERVKCSTVTELLPVVDNFERARSQIKPQTDAEMGIHKSYQGVYKQLVDCLKRLGVSPMRAEGVPFDPNLHNAVMREQTDAYEEGIVMEELMRGYQLGERVLRHAMVKVAAAPDPVIPSEENSEAQGDQE